Within Acidobacteriota bacterium, the genomic segment CCTTCACGTTCATCAACTCCTCGATCTTCTTGAACCCGCCATTCTTCTGGCGGTAGTCGATGATGCGCTCGGCGGTCTTGGCTCCGATTCCCGGCAGGTCCTGGAGCTGCGCAGACGAGGCCGTGTTGAGGTTGACCAGCGCCTTGGCCGCCTGACCGTGGATCGGCGCCATGAAGACGACGAGCGCTAGGACGCAGGCCAGGAGACGGTTCCTGAGTTCGTGATGCATGGGTGTGACTCCCTTCTGAATTGAGTAGTGGTCAGTGATCAGTGGCCAGTGATCAGTGGACGGTGGGTAGTTGACGGTGGACGCACGGCCCACTGCCCACTGGTAATCCGCGGACGGCCGCGCCGGCCACGGAGAGGTCGGCCGCGGCCGCGCGCGACCGCCGCGAACAGCCGTCACGATGGCAAGCGGCTCGCCGCCGGAACGGCGGTGCGAACCGGCGCGGTAAGCCACTGGGATGGCTCACCTTGTGGCGCAGCGCGCCGGACGCGAGGCAGGGGCGATCGCCTCGGACAATCGGAAATGGAAACCGGAGTTGACCTACAATCCATGTAGGGGGCGCATGGCCATCCGGTTCACGCTGAACGGCACGCCGCGCGAAGTCGGGCCTCGTCCGGGAGAGTCGCTGCTCGAGA encodes:
- a CDS encoding helix-hairpin-helix domain-containing protein, which codes for MHHELRNRLLACVLALVVFMAPIHGQAAKALVNLNTASSAQLQDLPGIGAKTAERIIDYRQKNGGFKKIEELMNVKGIGEKSFLKLKDRITVAPPQPARTGQ